The window ATCATTGGCAGAAATGTGGCAGCCAGATTTTTCCCCAATGAAAACCCCATTGGCAAACGAATAAAGAGCGGCAGCCAATGGTTGGTGGTCATCGGAATCCTAGAAGAGCGGCTTGTTTCTGAATCCAGTATCTCTAAATTAGGGATAAGGGATTTTAATATGGATGTTTATATTCCTATTCAAACCATGTTGATCCGTTATCGGAACAGAGATCTGGTCACAGAATCAAGGTTAAATGATTCTAATAGTAATAGCTCCGGTAATTATCACCAAATTGATAAATTGGTAATTCAAGTTTCAGAAAGTGAACTCTTAAATCCAACGGCAGAGGTTTTAGCAAAAATGCTTGAGAGGAGACATTTTAATGTGGTAGATTTTGAGATCACCATCCCTGAACTTTTACTCAAACAGCAACAAAGAACTCAGAATATTTTTAATATAGTCCTGGGAGCAATCGCCGGTATTTCTCTATTAGTGGGAGGAATAGGGATAATGAACATCATGTTGGCTTCTGTGATGGAAAGAATAAAAGAAATTGGCCTAAGACTTTCGTTGGGAGCAAAAAAGAACGATATTGTAAATCAGTTTCTGTTCGAGTCAATTATGATCAGTGTAACTGGAGGGGTGTTAGGTGTTATATTAGGTGTGGTTTTGGCACATTTGGTATCGACCTTCGCTGATTTCCCTACTGTGATTACTTTAAGTTCCATCGTTTTGTCTTTTGGTGTAGCGGCCACTGTTGGATTGGTGTTTGGGATCACCCCGGCAAAGCGTGCTGCAAGTCAAGACCCTATAACTTCTTTGCGTTATGAATAAAAAATATTTATCAATTACAATTGCCCTTCTTTTTCAGGTTATTTTTTCTGCCTCTGCCCAAGAAGTGGTAAGTTATACACTTGAAGAAATTATTGAAAGGGCAAAAAACCAATCCCCGGCTGCCCTAAACGCTGATACCAGAAGGGAAAACAGCTATTGGTCTTATAGATTCTTTCAAGCTGCTTATAACCCACAATTGAATTTAGAAGGCACACT of the Cyclobacterium marinum DSM 745 genome contains:
- a CDS encoding ABC transporter permease, whose product is MFNERLLANFYIAFEAVLANKVRSLLTALGIIFGVAAVIAMLAIGTGAQQEIMEQIKLVGVNNIVIEPIVEQIEEQVDQDNGMEREKSKFSPGLKLEDVQAIQNVIPGINRISPEIVMDTYIVKSGIRRSAKLVGVDVAYFDVLDFQLKEGRMFSKKNLVEGNPVCIIGRNVAARFFPNENPIGKRIKSGSQWLVVIGILEERLVSESSISKLGIRDFNMDVYIPIQTMLIRYRNRDLVTESRLNDSNSNSSGNYHQIDKLVIQVSESELLNPTAEVLAKMLERRHFNVVDFEITIPELLLKQQQRTQNIFNIVLGAIAGISLLVGGIGIMNIMLASVMERIKEIGLRLSLGAKKNDIVNQFLFESIMISVTGGVLGVILGVVLAHLVSTFADFPTVITLSSIVLSFGVAATVGLVFGITPAKRAASQDPITSLRYE